Genomic DNA from Pongo pygmaeus isolate AG05252 chromosome 16, NHGRI_mPonPyg2-v2.0_pri, whole genome shotgun sequence:
CACATGAAACGTTCTCTCAGATACTTTGAAGGTGAGAATCTGGGCACCCTGTCATCCTTCAACCTGGCACTTTGACAGGTCTTCAGGGGGAGTCCTTTGGGACCCATCTCAACTCTCTCATTACAGAAGAGTCAAAGGATCTGGCTATCCACCTGCAACATTCATTGCAGCGTAAAAGAGAGTTAGAGCAGGCTCTCTCTGCTGTCACCGCCACACAGAAGAAGAAGGCAAACCAGGTGAGTCCAACCACCTGCCCCATCCCCTGGGAGCCTGGCTTCACAGATGGAGGAGTGAGCCTAAAGGTCCCTTCTGCAGGATGGAGTGTCCTGCCCAgaaggcagcatggccatttcttgctgcttttttaaaaggtttttagtGGCAGCTTGGGGCTGAGTCAGCTGCTGTGGGTGAGTTGAGGGGCACTGTGTGGAGTGAGCACTGGACGCAGAGCTTGGAGGCCAAGTGCCTGCCCCGCCCTTACCTGgctgtggtcttgggcaagtccTAGGTGGGGTATTGGGTACTTGTACTGTGAAGGTACAGAAGAGTACTTCTAGTATGTTACCATTTCTATAGAAAGAggaaatgtgtgcatgtgtgtgtttgtgtacatactatgataatatacataaaacatgtctGCAAGCATTCATAAAAAATTCAGGAGAGAGCAACAAGTTGGCTGGGAGATACTTCCCTTCTGTACCTTCTGAGTTTTGGACTATGCGAATGTATCATCCTttcaaaaagtgaacaaaagattAATTTTCCCCCTCCTATCTGTGCCCCCATCCCCAGCAAGAAAAATGGGCTTAGAGAATTGGATAGACCTGGGTGTTTATATCCCAGCTCTGCCTAAGTGAACTCAGGCAAGCACTTAACCTCAAATACTCCATGTTTTTTCATCTATACAGAAGAGGTAATCATAGTAACTGTCTCCtatggtggttgtgaggattaaacggGATTGTTAGCACTGTACCTGGTGAAGCATTCCACAAAGGTTCAAACAGtggtaataataacagtaataacaatagcaatattatctgatctctctgggcctctgttagcCAGCTATAAATTCAATCTCATTCCCTGTCCCTTCCAACTTTACTGAGTTCTTTTAAAAACCAGACCACGGGCTTGGAAATGCCTTGATCTTTACTGAGCAAGTTGTATATTGGGCCTAGCCCTAGCCCTTTTAAGGGGCACTGTGTGGAATGGCCCGGGCTCACCAGATTGAAACTGGTCACTCTTCACCATCCAGTTTTCCAGCCACAGTAAAGCACGTATGGAGTGGAAGTTAGAGCACTCCATCCAGGAGCAGGCACTGCTGAAAGCGCAGGTGACACAGGTGAGGTTTTCTGAGGGATGGATGTGGAAGGAAGATGACCCCAGGTGGCCAGGAGCAGGAGAGGACCAGTGACAGCCCTTCCTAACTTCTGTGCCCATTCTTGCAGTTGAAGGAGTCATTTAAACAAGCCCAATTAGAAAGAGACGAGTGTGTGCAACATCTAAAAGGAGAGAGGGCCCGGTGGCAGCAGAGGATGAGAAAAATGTCGCAGGAGGTGAGATCTGACCCTTCAGCACCCCCACCTTAGATAGGTCACTGGATCTTTCTGGGCATctttaaaatggcaatagtaCAGCCAGAGGTGGTCATGGGTCTGGGCTTTGTGGAGGTGGGGTCAGAGAGGGAGATGGCAGCCTGTCCAGCCACCAGCCCCTCTCTCCAGGGCCCTTTCCCCTTGTGCTTTCGGCAGGTTTGCAcattaaagaatgaaaagaagaatgATATGCGTCGGATAGAAAAGCTGGAGAGGAGCTTGTCCAAACTGAAAAACCAGATGGGTAAGATGGGGCTGGCATGACCTGGGAGCAGGATTGGCATCAGAGGGCTGTGAGGGTGGCTTAGAATGCCCCAGGGAGGTAGGTGGATGCAAGGGCtttgaggcagagggaaagaggtCTGTGCCAGGAGATGGCAAGTCTTGTCATCTCAATAAGTCTCAGTGTCTCAGTGTCCCCATCAGCAAGGAGGGCCCACTGTCAGTCACCCGCAGTGCTCTTTTTTTGAAACTGGTTTGGAAGACTGGCTACCATCCCGGTGCGTGGAATCATAAGCAGTGAGGCCAAGTTTGGGGAGTCTGAGAGGAGCTGTGCACCAAgaggagggtttttgttttgttttgtttttttgagaatccAGAGGCCCTTATTATCTGCTTCCTTTCTCAGCTGAACCCCTGCCCCCAGAGCCCCCAGAGCCCCCAGCAATGTCCTCCAAGGTGGAGCTGCAGCACCTGAGGAAGGAACTAGAGAGAGTGGCAGGAGAGCTCCAGGCCCAAGTCAAAAACAATCGGCGCATAAGCCTCCTGAACCGGGGACAAGAAGAGAGGATTCAGGTGCAGGAAGAGAGACTTcggaagcaggaggagaggcTTGAGGAGCAGCAGGAGAGGCTTCAGCAGCTGGCCAAGCCACAGAGCATCTTTGAGGAGCTGGTGCGTTGCCCCACCGGGGGAGCCTGCCCTCCTCCCTAGCCCTCCGGGCCTTTGTTTCCCCACCTCTAAAATGGGGCAGTGTAGCCCTCATGTGAAATGTTACTTCTAAGGGCACCCGTGAGCCAGGTGGCTGTGGGAAAGAGGGGATGATTTTTCTAACCTGCCTCCACCCTTCCTGGTGCCATGGGAGGCAGACACCAAGTTCTGGGGTTTCCAGCTGCAGTGGGTGGCTGCTGATTGCTTCTCTATGTCCAGAACAATGAGCACAAGAGCGCACTGCAGTTGAAGCAGCAAGTAAAGGAGCTACAGGAGAAGCTTGGTGAGGTGAAGGAGACAGAAACCTCCACCCCATCCAAGAAGGGCTGTGAGGCGGGCAGcagcctctggggaggggaggtgccaAGCCAGGggcagctccagcctgggggcaggTGACCCCAGCACTCTCCAGAGCAGTACTGTGACTGTTTCTTGCTTCCTGCCCTCTGACTTTTAGAGGTGGGTAGCCCTGGGCTCCTCTCAGGTCTGGACATCATCATCCCAGCTAGAGGCATGGAGCCCCCAATCACAGGGGAAGAGACGGTGGTATAACAGGCTCcttatgccaggtgcagtggctcatgcctataatcccagcactttgggagactgaggcaggagaatcacttgaggtcgggagtttgagatcagcctggccaacatggtaaaacctcatgtctactaaaattacaaaaaaataaaataaatattagcagggcattgtggcacatgcctgtaattccacctactcaggaggctgaggcatgagaatcgcttgagctcagggggtggaggttgcagtgagctgagattgcaccactgcactccagcctgggccacagagtgacactcttgtctcaaaacaaaacaaaaagactccTTAGATTAaaactggattccagcctggTTCCACTGGTCACCATTCAAGTACTTTTCATCTCAAAGTCTGTTTCTTTAACTTCAAAGGGAAGTTAGCATTTTCCTTACAGAGgtgctgaggattaaatgagaagagGGTATGAGatttgaggctggggaaggaggcatgGGGTTCTAGGAAAGGGAGGCAGTCACTTAGGCCTCGAGCAAGGGGCCAGGGGCCTGGGCAGGGGACAGAGCCCCACAGTGCCCTCACTACCCCACTAATGGGCCCAGAATCTGGAAACCAGCCACCACGTGCTCTCACGCCCAGGATCTtcctgcaggtggagctgaagaGCCAAGAGGCTCAGAGTCTGCAGCAGCAGCCAGACCATTACCTGGGTCACCTGCAGCAGTACGTGGCCACCTATCAGCAGCAGGTGGCCGCCTATCAGCAGCTGACCTCTGAGAAGGAGGCGCTGCCCAGGCAGTGACTGCAGCAGACCCAGCTCATGAaccagctgcagcagcaggaagcTTGGGGCAAAGCGGTGGCCGAGATGGCCTGCCAAAAGTTGCAGGAGACCCAGGGGAGGGAGCTGTGGAGGACAGGGCCGTGAAGGGGATGACCTGGCAAACTCCATCCCTTCTCACTCTTTCCTGTCCCCTTAGGAGCACCTGGAAGCTACCAGCCAGCAGAACCAGCAGCTAACAACCCAGCTGAGCCTCATGGCTCTCCCTGGGGAAGGTACGGGAGACCgctcagaggaagaggagagagcccCAGGAGGAAGGGGGGACTGTTAGCAGCATAGGATTGAGGAGTTGGAAGAGACCTTTAGAACAGCTGGTCATTATGCCGACCGGGTGCCTGCACTAAGTTCGGCATCAGTGTGTTGACCTCCTGTGAGCAGGGGGCCACCAAGTTGCCTAAGGATGGCTGAACTGGCCCAGGTCAGAAAGAGAGCAGGTCAGAACTCCCACATCGACCAGTAGTGGGAGTGTGCCTGGGTGGAATAGCAAGATTTTGATTCTTAAAAGTACAAATAAAGAAGAGCAGCTCATTCCTCTCTGGGGAGGGGCTGGCTCAGGGTTACACAGTGagggtggaggcagaggtgggcccaCAGTACCTCCCTTGTTGGGTTGTCTGAAGACCCCTCTGGCCACCCCCcacaggagatggaggaggacatctggacagtgaggaggaggaggcaccTCGGCCCATGCCAAGCATCTCAGAGGACCTGGAGGGCAGGGAGGCCATGGTGAGCCTGACTCCCCCTGCACCCATTTTGCCACCTTCCTCTGTGGTCCCTCCAAGACCCCTTTATGCTCTTAGTTTCCCTGCATTCTGGTTTCTCTGGACCCTCACCCCTTCTGGGAGCCAGTGGTCAGACACCATTTCACCCGTAACAAATGTGTACTCTCTGAGGCCCCAAGGGAAGGGGCTGCACTCCACCTCTCTGCCCCATTTGCTGTGTGTATGCCCCTACAAGAATGCTCATGTCTTGCCCTCAGGTGGCGATTTTCAAGTCCACTGgagccagtgtccaggaggagcAAGCACGGTTACAAGAGCAGGTGAAAAAGCAGAGGGTGTGCTGCCAGTGCCTGGCTCACCCGGTGTCCCCTGCCCTGAAGGAGCCAGAGGCAGTGGTCCCAGCCCCAGGGACTGGGGGCAAGTCTGTGAGTGGGGAGACCCACTGGGCCCTGCAGGAAGTCATGGAGAAGCTGGCCCATGCCAGGACTCACCTCCACCTTCTCCATGACTTGAAAATGCCACCTGAGGGCAGGTCGCTGCCGAGATGTGACCGCAATATTTTGGCTCCAGAGCGGCTTTATGGACCACCTGGAGGAGAAGGCAGACCTGAGTGAGCTGGTGAACAAACAAGAACTTCGCTTCATCCACTACTGGCGAGAGAGATGCCATCAGTGAGTGGGAGGCCAGGGCACCACAGGGGGAGCTGCAGGGCCGTCAGAGGGACCCCAGCATCTGAGCCCTGTCTTCTTGCAGGAAAATCCATCACGTTTTAACAGAGCCAGGGGGCAGTGCCAAAGATGCGGCACTGGGAGGAGGACATCATCAGGCTGGCCCAGGACAGGGAGGAGATGAAGGTAGGGTGTGCAACatctctgtgggggtgggggtgggggtgggtgtgaGGGTGGGTGCAGGCAGCGGCATGACAGCTGAGCACCCCTCCCTCCAGGTGAAgctgctggagctgcagcagatGGTATTGCGGCTTATAGCAACTACAACAATGGTCACAGAAAATTCCTGGCTGCTGCCCAGAACCCTGCTGATGAGCCTGGTCCAGGAGCCCCAGCCCCCCAGGAACTTGGGGCTGCAGACAAGCAGGGTGGTGAGTAGAGCCCTCAGGCGGGGTGGGCAGGCAGGAAGAGGGGTTCTCCCACTGTGCTCAGATCCCCGCCTCCCTCTCTCCAAAGATCTTTGTGAAGTGAGCCTCACCTCCTCTGCTCAaggagaggccagggagggtCCTCTCTATGACAACCCTACCACACAGCCAATCGTGCAGGACCACCAGGAGCACCCAGGCTTGGGCAGCAACTGCTGTGTGCCATTCTTTTGCTGGGCTTGGCTGCTGAGAAGAAGGAGATAAACATCACTGTCATCAAAGagctgctcaagaaatttttaaataagaaaccaAGTTATGGGGTTAATCTCCTACACAATACATTTACTTCATTTGAATGTTAGAGTCACTCAtgattatttgtgtttctaatttatagtttaagtttatttgtaaaaagttaaaagagagTGGGTCTCTGTGGCTCTCACTGATGTTCACTCTGGCAtcctttagcatttttcttttttaatttcataattgtAGGTCATTAGCATGCATATCGAGTTTGCCCTTATGTGGTGGGAGTTCAAACACACAAAGACCCACTCTTTGCAGAAAATTGTTCTCGTTGGTTTGGAATAGGCTGCCATGCTTCTTTAATGTTATTGCAGCATGTATATTCACTACAGAATTGAGACAAAATTTGCCTATGTTCTACTGTTGTTTGATCTAATCTTAATCACAGTGAGCTCTTCATTAGCTCAATATGTGGTTTGCCCCCAAGTGTGCACTGTTTATTACTTTGTAATATGCCACTATGAGTACTGACATTTAGAGTTGTTTAAAGGCCGAGAACTGGAAACAGCCTTTCCTCCATTTTCTGTGTGTTGGTGATGGGAGTAATAACCTTTTGGGGGAGCTTTTTAAAtctcacagaagaggaaagtggCCTCCTCTGGCAGGTATGTGCAGGACAGAGTGTGTTTCATCTGTTCCAGTGCCAAGAATTAGCGCTGTATTATGGTGGTTCCCTTAGGATTTGTATGTGCTCTGGGCTCATGAAGATATTGCATCAGGAGCTGCAGCAGTTGTACTCTTTTTTGATGACCTAAAAAGGGCTTATTTCTGAGGAATGAAAGGTTCCCATCGTTGACTGTGGATGTGGAAAACCTTTCCTAGCTTAGAGCATTTGTATctacaatacattttaaagtcagaGTTCATGTTCCCTGTTTTAATCACATGACTACATGCCTCAGTTCACAAAAGGGCGCTGGTGGGCGTTCTTCTTAATGTATTTAGTGAAGATCGTAAGAATCCTTTACGAGTTCAAATGTCCCTGGAACAGGCATACAGGCTCTAGTCAAGAATGAATTAGAGTGAAGGAAAGCTGTGTGGTGCCTGGCATTCCTCTCTGTTCATGGAGCTTCTTTGAGGCTTGAAGATTGATTTTACCATCTAGACATCTCTGGCTAATACCTATTCTTCAACCACCTTGGTTACTCTGACATAggaatttacttcttttccttgaatggaaaacactttaaaaaataatagaaacattatTATAAACTAATATATGTGAGAGTGCTTAgttgaaacaaaaaggaattttagTACACAGTATTATACTATGTTTGAAAATCAAGGAGAAGTTTATGAAActtaaaatgtttccaaactgcagtgCAATCTACTGTTTGTGAATGTCAATGTATTATCAGGAAACGTGTCTATACCGTCACACAGTTATAttttctcacagacttctttacAAAGAGTGAAATATGTTTTTGTACCTCTCTGTTTCAGTCAGGGACATATTTAGTGCAATATTCATGTGATTGTGCCTACGcatgatgaatgaatgcatttcaGTCATATATTGCCTAAATCATAACTTGATGCTTGGGAAAACTTCATGAAGTTTTAATGTCTGTATTCCAGAACACATCACATTATTAGGATGTAGGGAGATATGTATGTGTGCTCCCTGGTGTGGGGATTTCTAGTTACTAGACCATCTCCATATTTAGCATTTGGCATCCTCATGATACTTCTATGACATTAACAGGAGAGCAGCAATACGATTTTACCGATGGAATAACAGATTTGCCGGCATTCACTGAAAGAGGGCAAATATTCGGTCCTTGTGACTTCAACTGACTCTTCCAAATTTTATGAATGTATCAATGTATTAGATAAACccagtttcagaatgataaagaaaaaatgttagaccAAATAATGTGGCTAATTAACAGTGGTACGATTTCTAGCCCGTGGGTTTAAAATGCACTTAAAGTCCtgttcttgccttttattttctgaacttgCTGCTTTTGCATTCTTTGTGTTCAGTTTAAAGACAGTTACTTTAAGAGCATTTTAAACCCATGTGCTAGAAATCGGACCACTGTTAATTAGCCACATTATTTggtctaacattttttcttttatcattctgaaactgggtttatctaatacattgataaattatttcaaagataCTTTTATCATTGAAATCACTTCACTTTACCCTGATAAACATCAGTGACTACGAATGACCTTCAGATAGCGTTTAGCATCAGTAACCAATCTGACAACAATGTGTTCATCAGGTGCCTATGGATTAAATCACACACTGGCATATTTAAGCTGAAGGTCAGtctggaaaataaatttactatatTGACTGAAATACCACTCTTTGTGTAGGTATTtgtcatatatttaagaaaaagctaaaaagaatGGAAACTGTATGACAATAACTTAAGTCTTTCTTCAAAGTGCATGCCGTCTTTTGCGATACCCCATTCAGCCAAGTATTTGTGctcttcctcattcagtataaGGTAGCTTTCAGTTTGCTTAGAAGGCAACATTGGAATGTTAGAGTTCATCAgaaacatagaattttaaaatgtgagttccGCTGAATACATTTGAGTTTCTGTAGGAAGAACCAGAACACCTAAAGATTGCAGtatataataatcattttaaaagtatttgattaAACCTGATAgattttccagaaatgaaaaaatatcagcTCTAAAACCAAAgctgatttttagaaaatttgaaaatgtaaatcagCCCTATCcataatatattttctgtaaaacTTTATCTTGaagagtcattttaaaataatataactattaaaaaatgtaactgcTATCTTAATGTTCTGaaataagttaaaacattttaaaatatgaatactgtAGTGTAAAAGAAAGAAACGGTGGGAAGGAAAAGCAGAGAATGAAATGGCAATTCCAGTCCAAAGCTTTATTTGCCAAGTTTTCTTAGAATGAATTTTACCAATTTATGAATTCTTGTGAACAGAATGTGTCATGGAAATACTGAAAGATTTTTCCCTAGAGAGGCATTATTGACTGCTGGTGTGATGCTACTGTAATGTAATAAATCATTAAATTGTTTCAAAGTAttgtttttgccttaaaattttattttgcgtTTCTTGAAAACTATAGTATTAAAGGTATTGATACGTGCAACTGCTGGGCATGCTTCACATGAGataatatgtttcattttttcacaAAATTGTAACATAactatgcaagtgtttattgaaaggacacaaaataaaaaagttatgggATTAGAAAAAATTATGAGGTTAAAAAGTTATGGgataaaaaaatgtacaaaagttgtggaaaaaaagtagaaaaaatttttatgaaaagttacaaaaaaagttatgaaaaagaagttatgggatttttttttaaaagtcatggaaaaaaaattaaaattataagcaGGCCCCTGTTAGCAAAGCCTGGAGAAGTGGGGCTGGAGTCTCCACCGCCACCATGTCCCTACCACCCCTTCGCAGGCACCCCTTTACAATTACGGTAGCAGGACAAGACCTCTGTCTAATGGGGAAAGACAAACAGACCCTTTGCCACCTTGACCAAGGCTGAGTCCCTAAATTTCTGGGTGATGATGATTGTTATTTAAGAGCCAGAGGCTGGTGGAGTTGGTTTGTTTGGAGGAGGCCTGATGGCCCCCTTACTCTCACCATAGCAACTTTTCCCTCAGGGGGGCTCCCTTCTTATTCAGAGAGGCAGGACAGTGGGGCTAACTGTGGACCAGGCGAGGGCACGGGCTGCTGGGGTGGCCCCCCTTCCCCAGTGTACATATTGTGTCTGTGTAAGGTTTTGTATATTCCAGAGGGTAGGGCCGCCCCGTATCATACCTAGCTGAGGTTGGAGCTGGCACATGGGGAGGAGGttctaataattatttgtggCTGGGAAACTTATTTATTGCTAGTATAGGACAGAGGAAGGGGGCGGGGATGGGGTCATGGCTCCCTGGTCATGCGActcctgtttattttgctttttattttggacAAAATGGATTTAGCCATACTGCTCGGCCTGGTGTGTTCCCGTTTCCCTCACTGGGTCCTGGAGTTTGTGCCACCAAACAAGGAGCCCCAGTGTCTTGAACATGTCCAGCTAGGCTGTTGGGGACCTTCCAGGCGTGTCACCTGTATGCTGCCTGGTGGCGCCTGGGGGATTCCATGGGGACTGCCATGGAGCCTATGGGGTGCAGTCCAGCCCTGACAGCCAACAGGCCTAGAAGCCTGATGCAGCGGTGGCCGGGAAGACAGGTACCAGCACCTAAGGGCACTGACTTCCACCCACCCCAGGCATCTTCCGTTCTGTCCCCTTGCCTCCCTCTCCAGTCTGCACCTGGTGGCCTCttctgcaatgagccgagatcgtgccactgcactctagcctgggcggaccctgtcgaaaaaaaaaaaaaaaggaactgctgcctcctgctgctgAGAGCATACACTGGTATGACCagcttagaaaacagtttggctccATCTCATAAGGTTGAATATTCACACTCCTCCCAGCCCGGCAACTCTACTCTACATCCAAGACAAATTCTTGCCTATATAAAACAGGGGATGTGGACAAGGCATGCAGCTGTGTTCAAAATAGCAAACACTTATTGCCCATCAACTGGAGGGTAGCTGACTAAATTgtgctttttcttccctttgattTCCTGTAGTCTTATGATGCAAGTGGCTTTCCCATGGCTAGCTTGGGGAGGGGGATACTCTTGGCAATCGAGTCTGGGTTGGCAGTCCTGCTTAGCCCTAGGGCAATCGGTGCCGCCCAAAACAAGAATAAACAGAACAAGTTACCGGGTGGAGCCAATGCCTTGGGTCCCTGGAGGTACAGACTTGTACCTGTAGGGAATAGCCATCATATACATCAGtcttttcaaatgcttttgtCACTGGGCTGAGTCCAAAGGACATCCTCTCCCAAAACATTACAAAGTTTATTTGGGCTACCATTTATCCAGCATTTATCATGTGCCTGAGCATGTACAAGTGTACTAAttgcatgcattattttatttatttatttacttacttacttacttacttattcatttatttgagatagggtccctttctgttgcctgggctggagtgcagtgatgcgatcacggctcactgcagcctcaaactcctgggctcaattggtctcacctcagccccccgagtagctgggattacaggcataagtcaccaagtgcagctaatttttaaataaacatctttaaataaacattttaaataaatgaggtttgactttgttgcccaggctagtcttgaactcccggcttcaagccagcctcctccttcttcctttttgttgcatttaatcttcaccatCACCCGATAAGAGTGCCTGGGTGTAGGTGCTCCACACGGTAACAATGGAGCAACCTCCTCTCATAGGTGACAACGAGATTCAGTTTAGTCAAACAACTTCTCAAAGGTCACACAGTTGGAGGGTGGCTGAGCCAAGATGAAGACCTAGGACTCTAAAGCTGTTGTGCCAGTAAATGACAAAAATCTCTAGGGGTTCAGGATAGCTTCCTCCCAAGAAATCTTTCTCCAAAGATTCTAAAAACAATCGTAGATCCATCTTtcataaagcaaacaaaactagcagccccttcattttggggtggggagtggggggaggaTAAAGGTTAGCTAAGCTCCAGGGCATCCCATTTTAATCCTACGTATTTATAAGGCAACTGCCAGCACAGCACCCCGAACCTAAAGAACCCTGCACAGCTGTCTCTGTGGGGCATGGCGTGTCCATGGATGTAAAGATTTTCCAATGTGTGCTTACAGGCCAGTGGCATCATCCTCAGTCACAGGTTAAAGGGCAGCTAGGCCTGGCCTGCTAGGCACCACCATGAGAATCTGCCGAGCTTTCCAACTAGTTTACCTGTTGGTTGCAGTGACAGACGCCCTGAAAAGAAGGGGTGTGGGTGGGAAGAGTTCTGATTTGAGGTCCCCTGATCCGGGCACGATCTCTTTTCCCAGTCGCAGGAATCAGGGGACTCCATCTGTAAACACGGGCTGAAGCTATGTCCCCCAGCCCCCTCTTTCAACCAGGCGTCACCCTCTGCTTCTCTTCCATAGACAGCCTAGAGCTGCCAGCATTCCCTTAGGATCTGTGCCCTCAGGCCTGGCTTAATTTTTTCCTCTCCAAAGAGCCATCTGTAGGGCCAGAGCCCGGCAAAGCCTAACTCATTACTGGATGCCAGTTCCTTTGCCTGACTTTCAGTGATTCCTGCCTTACTCTGGGGTTTTATGTTTCTCGTCTCAACGCTAACATTTCTCATTCCTCCACAAGTTGAATTGCTCACTCCAGCCAACTGAAGCATGCTTTTCTTGACAGTTAGCTTGAGGCACACGGttggtgcttaaaaaaaaaaaagcattatgtcAATTTCATTCATCAACAAAAGTGATGGCTCCACTGCAAAGTTGATAGTGCTTGCACCTCTGAGTTCAACAGCCTTCTAGACAAAGGGCTCTGAGCTGAAACATGAGCATGCACACATATGCCTCTCTCTCGGTCTGATGAGATAATTTGGATACGTGGTTGTTATCCTTgagcattttcctgcctcattaaTGCACGTGTAGCCAACACAATAATAATCATAGCTAATAACGGCTAAGGCTGAGGACTTTCCTTAGCCAGGTAGTGGCTTTACAACTTTAAAGTTTTCACTAGACTCTCATtgaatcatttctctttttcagatcaagaaactgagacttactatcacatttgggattaagttaaaacaaaaaaagaaactggggCTTAAAGTTGTCAAGTATTTCACAGCCAGCAAGTGCCTAAGTTggaacttgaacccaggcagtctagcCCTGGGATCCTGTGTCCTTACCCACTCTCCAGTGTTGGCTACGCAAAACTAAAGTGTACACATTTTCAACTATAGTTTAAATGCGTGACATATTTTTCACTATATTTTATGTAGGTGACTTTCAGTTTGGGGGTATTCTACTTACACAATCTATTAAGCTGGATATTAACTGAGAACAAAAAGAAACTAATGCACTCCGAAAAACATAAAACATGCGCAACATGATGTCACTGCAAAAGACAAATCAACACATAGCCTTCTTGTGACTGTATTTTGCTGACCGTCCACGAGTTAATCATCTGCCTGAACTCAGCAGTGCTCTGTTCCCTtgggacagacacacacacacacacacacacacacacacacacacacacacgaacacacacacacac
This window encodes:
- the LOC129014231 gene encoding golgin subfamily A member 8H isoform X4; its protein translation is MAEETQQNKLAAAKKKLKEYWQKNSPRVPAGVNRNRKTHGSIPETATSGGCQSPGDSARDFHREGPTSSATLKDLEKQQKKQVEHQLEEEKKANNKKQKAERELEVQIQTLNIQKGKLNTHLYHMKRSLRYFEEESKDLAIHLQHSLQRKRELEQALSAVTATQKKKANQFSSHSKARMEWKLEHSIQEQALLKAQVTQLKESFKQAQLERDECVQHLKGERARWQQRMRKMSQEVCTLKNEKKNDMRRIEKLERSLSKLKNQMAEPLPPEPPEPPAMSSKVELQHLRKELERVAGELQAQVKNNRRISLLNRGQEERIQVQEERLRKQEERLEEQQERLQQLAKPQSIFEELEHLEATSQQNQQLTTQLSLMALPGEGDGGGHLDSEEEEAPRPMPSISEDLEGREAMVAIFKSTGASVQEEQARLQEQSGFMDHLEEKADLSELVNKQELRFIHYWRERCHQKIHHVLTEPGGSAKDAALGGGHHQAGPGQGGDEGEAAGAAADGIAAYSNYNNGHRKFLAAAQNPADEPGPGAPAPQELGAADKQGDLCEVSLTSSAQGEAREGPLYDNPTTQPIVQDHQEHPGLGSNCCVPFFCWAWLLRRRR
- the LOC129014231 gene encoding golgin subfamily A member 8H isoform X5 codes for the protein MLMLKEYWQKNSPRVPAGVNRNRKTHGSIPETATSGGCQSPGDSARDFHREGPTSSATLKDLEKQQKKQVEHQLEEEKKANNKKQKAERELEVQIQTLNIQKGKLNTHLYHMKRSLRYFEEESKDLAIHLQHSLQRKRELEQALSAVTATQKKKANQFSSHSKARMEWKLEHSIQEQALLKAQVTQLKESFKQAQLERDECVQHLKGERARWQQRMRKMSQEVCTLKNEKKNDMRRIEKLERSLSKLKNQMAEPLPPEPPEPPAMSSKVELQHLRKELERVAGELQAQVKNNRRISLLNRGQEERIQVQEERLRKQEERLEEQQERLQQLAKPQSIFEELEHLEATSQQNQQLTTQLSLMALPGEGDGGGHLDSEEEEAPRPMPSISEDLEGREAMVAIFKSTGASVQEEQARLQEQSGFMDHLEEKADLSELVNKQELRFIHYWRERCHQKIHHVLTEPGGSAKDAALGGGHHQAGPGQGGDEGEAAGAAADGIAAYSNYNNGHRKFLAAAQNPADEPGPGAPAPQELGAADKQGDLCEVSLTSSAQGEAREGPLYDNPTTQPIVQDHQEHPGLGSNCCVPFFCWAWLLRRRR